The nucleotide window CGGCGCCGGGGCACCGTTCACCCCCGCCGAGCGCGCGGCGTCGCCGCGCGGGGGCGCGCCGCGCGAGGCCAGCGTCCCCGCCGACGTCGCGGGGCGGATCCAGCAGCTGTCGCTGGCCGACGTCGTCGATCTGGCGCTGGGCAACAGCCCGCTCACGCGCACCAGCTGGGCGCAGGCACGCGCCGCGGCGGCGGCGTACGGCTCGGCGAACGGGCGCTTTCTCCCGACCATCACCGGCGACGTGGCCGGCGGGCCGGCGCGCGCCATCTCGGCCAACCCGGCGCGCCTCCCCTCCAACCGCACCACCTGGGTGCCGTCGGTGGCGCTCCAGTACCTCCTGCTCGACTTCGGGGGGCGCGGCGGCGCCGCGCGCGGGGCACGCGAGGCGCTCTTTGCCGCCGATTTCGCCCATAACGCGACCGTGCAGTCGGTGATGCTGCAGACGCAACAGGGGTACTTCGCGTACCAGTCGGCGCGCGGTGTCCTGCTCGCGGCGCTGGCCACGGTCCAGACGGCGCGCGAGAACCTCGCGGCGGCCGATCGCCGCCACGAGGTGGGGCTGGCCACGATCGCCGACGTGCTGCAGGCGCGGACGGCGCTGGCGCAGGCCGAGCTGGCGCAGCAGGGGGCCGACGGGGCGCTGCAGGGGGCGCGCGCGACGCTCGCGCTGGCGATGGGGCTCGAGGCCAACCGTCCCTTCGAGGTCGCCATCGACACCACCCCACTCCCGCTGCGCGAGCTCGGCGAGAGCGTCGACTCGTTGATCGCCC belongs to Gemmatimonadota bacterium and includes:
- a CDS encoding TolC family protein, with amino-acid sequence MGLVSRFAACGALVLASASCASAPPRTVGGVASVSPAAGRPWSPPAGAGAPFTPAERAASPRGGAPREASVPADVAGRIQQLSLADVVDLALGNSPLTRTSWAQARAAAAAYGSANGRFLPTITGDVAGGPARAISANPARLPSNRTTWVPSVALQYLLLDFGGRGGAARGAREALFAADFAHNATVQSVMLQTQQGYFAYQSARGVLLAALATVQTARENLAAADRRHEVGLATIADVLQARTALAQAELAQQGADGALQGARATLALAMGLEANRPFEVAIDTTPLPLRELGESVDSLIARAERDRPDLAAARALARQGEAQVQVARSATLPSLTMGSSAGRNFSNAPALEGQTYALSFGVQIPIFSGLARQYDVVVARENAAAALARAEQARLQAAAQVFTSYHALRTAAQRVTTSANLLASATQSEQVARGRYAEGVGSMLDVLTAQGALADARAQSVTARWTWYSVLAQLARDAGALTPAGAMAPRVSPDSTAGLPR